CTTGACTCCAGAAAGATACTCTTTTAGTAAGTTCCGGTTTGGTTTCGCAGCCTACATAATAGGCAGAAAGAAAACGAAAATTTCGTCTCCTAAGTTGGTTATATTTGCTATACATGATATCAAATTCATTAAAGTACAATCAATTCAAATCATCTATTTAGATAAatagaaatttacaatttactacaTTGTCAATCGGTTTTagaattatgaattttcaaatataaactcTTACAGACGGCGAAAGGTGGAAAAGACCATTCGTTAGAAGAAACATTTGTGTTTGATCTAGcgaattttttatcttttctagaatttttacaacattttccaaaCAGTGCCTCTAATAATCTAGAATTGTAGATGACTCTAAAAAAATAGGACATGTAACTATCCCTCTCACCCGAATTTGAGATGATGATGGGTTTTGTCCTCCAAATTCAAATTATGAATTCTCACCACTAGGGCAGCTGGTGCTGCatcatatacatataatttatattctagaGGACTTTTTCTTTCTGTGAATATCATTTCGAACTGCCTCCCATCAGAGGTTCAGGACTTCGAAGTATTCTACAAACACGCTTTTTGAAGTGTGAAcaaacaatttttgaaacaatactGATTTACCTACCTGGAGGAAGTTTTTCAATACTGGGTAAAATGCTAGAAGACAATAGAAGACAACGTTCCAGTAAGATAAGACATCGGAAGTCGTAACTGTAACAGTCCATATCTACTCCCCTCTTCTACATTTTCCACGTACTTCGCTGAAGAGTGCTTCATCTACTCTCATgaacttcaaaacattttttttttatttactgtaattaatgatatatatttgatataaaatatcacAGTTCTGTCATTTTGATAAGTTTTCTCGCTTCACAACTAACGTTTGCATTCTAAaacaatcttaaagataatcagAAAAACACCTTCGAATGGGAAAAATCTATTTTTCCAAGTGAAAGTATGCACAGTTACTAAATTGGGTTATTTTACGAAACCTAATGTCAGCACAGAAACGAAAACACTACTTAGATTATATTGAGATCTAACATCCAATAGAAAGCATTAAAATACCAAACTTCGGTGCTTATTGCGTAAAACGTGTTTCCAAGAGTTTAATAAAAGTTCAGAATTATATAATCTGTACAAACATAGTAAATTCTTAACTTATTTACAAATCACCTAGACGCGTTAGACACATTGTTAAGATTATCTTCAAATACTGTTTGAGAGATATGAGTTTCAGTTACATTTTCCACAGAGAAGCCACATATCTCAATTTAATTATGTAAGCAATGCTTCTACCGTTTTACAGTGGACGTTAAACCTAAAAAGTAAACACAATAGGAAGTATAATACTTATTTCGATTTTCCTACTCACTTTTAGCTAATTATACTATtgatactttcaaaaaataatatttgtactatgtattttctttatttgttatgtttctcttccaatataattaaaaataatccatcTAACTCTATCGGAAGAAGTGGGTAGATTCTGTTACAACTCAAAtgctaataatttatttcttatgagaTTTACATGTGATTAACTCCTTAATCACTCGAGATGCAAAACATTGTTCTTTATAAAAAGTATAGGAAATTTTATAAGAACTccaaaacacttttaattttttctattggTCCATAAATAACGGTGTTATGAATGTTATCAGTTTTAAGAATTTAGGGCacatgttcaaataaaaatagcGTACCAAGCTGGCAGTGGATGTGGGTGAGATATgatcaatttttgtaccaagtttgaacttgtttctGCTTTTCTTTCACCAGTTCCTTATGTTTGAACaattcttatgggatttacatgtaatttatatcTCAAAAATTGTTGGAGATAAAAAAACTTGTTGACTACAAAAAGTTTACAACATGCTATTAATAAGCACTCTAagacatttcatttttttctctAACTTCACAAATAACGTAGTTATGATTTTCCAGTTTCAACAGCCGCTGTTGGGAAATAGAATGGCGTATGAAGCTGGCCATTGAATTTGgcagatatattatttataagatcaatttttgtatCTTGTTTCATCTTATTTGGCTGCAATAGCCtgattttgtatgaaaaaagTACCTAAAAGTGTTCAATGCACAAGGTGTCAGACTTCAACCATGGCTGTCTTCTTCCAAACAATCTAGGATCTCTTTGATACTTTCACTATTCTATACAAAGTATTCAATGCACAGTCGGACTTCAACCATTGCTATCTTGTCGACCCAAGCAATCTAGGATCTCTATGATACTTTTAATTATGCTACACAAAGTATTCAATTCACAGTCGGTCAGACTTTAACCATTGCTATCTTAGTCGACCCAAACAATCTAGGATctctatgataattttaattatgctACACAAAGTATTCAATGCACAGTCGGTCAGAGGCTTTAACCAATGCTATCTTGTCGACCCAAGTAACCTAGGATCTCTATGATACTTTTAATTATGCTACACAAAGTATTCAATGCACAGTCGGTCAGGCTTTAACCATTGCTATGATTCTATTAAGTCGCCTCCTAACAATCTAACTATCTAGGACTCTATGATTCTATTAATTATGCTATACAAAGTATTCAATGCACGATTGGCCAGACTTCAACCATTGTTGTCTTGTTCCAAACAATCAAATACCTCTGTGATACTTTCAACACTGTGCTATACAAAATATTCAACGCACAATTGGTCACACCTCAACCATTGTTGTCTTGTTCCAAACAATCAAGGATCTCTGTGATAATTTCAACTGTGCTACACAAAGTGTTCAATGCACAATTGGTCAGAGTACAACCATTGCTATCTTTTTGACCCAAATAATCTAGGATCTCTGTGATACTTTCAACTGTGCTATAGTACAAAGTGCGCGTGATGGCTCAGTGTTTCAACAACTTATCGCAGATATTGTTTACTTTCCATTACGTGCTTATCTTATCAGCGATAACTGAGAACTGTAATTAAAACTAGGGATTAGACATAAACGCACGTGTTCTTGCAATACTAACTCGGCTTATTTGCCATGATTGATCCTTTTCACTCCATCGTGTACACGTTTTGGCATGATATTTCATTAAGTACATTGCATTAAAATGACTATTTGagaatgtattaaaacattttttttatttcaggtcCTACCACTACTATGTCTGAAGGACTGAAGAATATTATGGCGGTAATGGAGTCAATGCGCATCAATATACTGTCAGTCTGCCTATCATGTAAGTATGGTTATTCGGAACTCTAAACTGCATAAGCAGCTCTGCATTATCGTAAGTACTGATTTACATGTTACATGTTATAACTGATTTACAGTAAAGTAATATGTACGCTTACAAGTTTACCTGTATTAAAACCTGAAATACGATGCATGATAaaatataactacatttttatcACAATACCCAATGAGAGGATTGTGTGAAAGGAAATTTACGACAAGGAAAGGTTTCAAGAATTTAATGTTCCAAAGATATTGAGTTGTCAGTGCGATAACATTGTCAAGccaaatcacatttttattggcggtaataatttacattatatagcaAAAGTCATTCTTTAAGGTAAACATGTTGGCTCTGATACCACAATaacacattcaaacatacaattttcgTTTCTTGAAACCATGTGTTTGCCGATTGTTTCCACTTCCAACACCAGTGTCAGTTTTCAAAAATGCGGTCACCTAATTATCAGCCGAAAATTCGTCGACtttataaaatgcctttgacgtCAAAAAACGTTTTAGACGAATTGGGTGTCAGCATATTTTATGGaatctggcaatctgttgataaagTGGACACcagcctgcgagggcaggtgttcataaactaccgttctgtgtctcccagttcggtattTGTCTCTGCCTCTCGATTCATAACCGTCAATGTCTTAGCACCTTGTCAGGGCACATTTCAACATACAGAATAAAATTGgttcttaaatttatatactttgaaGAGTCGCCAGTTACTGTTTTTGTAAATCTGGTCGATAACGCTTTCGGAAATTATTTTGATCGTGtcaataatattccaaaaattgcATTACAtactttcataataaaatattttaacttcaaCAACCAACTATCCGCAATATTTAATACGTACCTTTTGCCCTCTGGCATGAATTGTATTTTCTTTATGAAGAAAGAGCTCAATAAGGTAAAAGAGTATCAAcagaatatgaaaaataacattcaaatcgTTCTCTACAGTTGGAAGAAGACTGATAGAACGTAAAGGGCACGTAGAAACtgtataattgtttgtaataaatacttgGCTGGTTCCCACGTGTTAATATTGATCCAACTAATTGATTACTAACGTGTTGGCAGAGTTAGGAATGCCACATTGCTCCGCGTGTGATTCACGCCTCTGAGTAAGGAGTTTTCAAGTGGAGGCATTGCAGATTTATCGTGGCGCCTGGTGCTAATCAGGGTGATCTGTTATCGTCGATGCAATAATTGCTTTATTCTGCATATGCTTTTGAGAGCCGTGCCTCAAGATGTAGATCTTGAGTTTGTTAACCAATAAAAGGTTGGTTGAGTATTTGGATTTCGCCTCCAACGACCTCCTCTTATATGTGGATCATAAGGAGATCTTCAGACAATTCTAAATCAAGTGAAGCATGTGGTGAAGACAGGTAAGAAGATTGTCTTTATCCCGGATTAATACAATATCAGGTCTTATCCTGTTGGCGAACTTATGAAGACCAAGTTTTATTATAACAGAGGTCAGCAGTGACCTCCATAAACGGGACTCAGTGGCTTCGGAAGGTTTTAccaagggacttgagcaatactTGACTCTCGATGGCTTTTCTGATCCATTTGACAAAGTCGTAAATGTTATCTTGTCGGAATTGCATCAGCTTTATCGTAGCCATTGTCTTAACTAAGTGCGTTACAGAAGTGCGTCCATTAGGCAAACTAGGCTGCCGCCTAGGGCGGCGGCTCCGGGGCGGGGAGaggtaaaaatagtaaaaatgatAAAGAGTTGTATTACTTTGAAACtcaattttaatctttaataaattgtacttaaagtTGGGTGTCATGTCTGCGTAAACATTGGTTGCAAATGAGAGGCCTACTGTATTTAGCTATCCGCTGAGTTACATTTACGACGTTGTCAGTATTGTATGGAAGGTGTCGATATACTCTGGCTGGATGTTGCAACCAAACCTCTGTTGGAAGATTGAGTATGCTGGAAACAtttgtaacaaatgaagatgctAAAAGCATTGAAAATGTGAACTCGAATGAAATTTAAACGATAGCAAGGAGAAGTAATTGACCACTCATTCCACAAGCTGTCCTGAACTACAGCTCCAGCAACATTCTTACCGTTTGTGGCCCGATTTATTTCTTCGCTACTTTTTTTGTATCTGTGAGCTGCTAGTGGTGAGTGCATATATtccaaactaaatttaattaaaatttaccttcGTTCTACAATTACCCAGGAAGAAATTCAGGACTATCTTCCTAATCAATAGAATAAGACAGGACAAAACATAGAATTATGTGAATTATACTATATTTCACAAAATGTAACTGCAGAAATGAAATTATAGATAATTTGCTGGATTTCAAAagagtttaaattgattttttaagtttccaaatataataaaatacacaaacatgAAATACCCTGCTTCATCGGTCGTTAAAGATTCGTTACGTTTACACCCATGCTGATGAAGGGGATTGATGGAGTTAGTGTTGGGGGGCGGCAAAGAGTATCTTGCCCAGGGTGCCGAAATAGCAAGCGCCGGCTCTGCACGACGATCATTTAAGTTTTCCGTACACATCGCTTCCAAAAGTTACTAACACAGTTGAATTCTTTTTCGACCTTGCTGTGGCTAGGCCATCGTCAATCGACAAATAAATGTACCAAAACTGATAGTACCGATAATGCACAACTGCTAAAGCTAAATACTAACCAATCACCCATCAATCTCGCCCACCAATGATTAACAAATGCGTGATTTATTGAAACCCTGGCAGCTTAATGCATGCGATTGATCCGATGCTTGATTGTGCCAGACGAGTGTTTGATCTTCATTTATGAGGGTCTCCGTAAGCCCATGTGGTTTGAGAAGGGCGGCGTTGAATGGTTAACACGCCGGTTTAGGATTGCAGTTGTGATGGTGATTATCTCTTCTAGATGCATTTATGACTTTAAGAGCATCGGGTTTTGATTGAGCACGAATGCTTATTTCTCGCACAAGCATGTCAtctaaatttctttataacttaccAGCAGAATTTTTCAAGGCAGCAATGGGAGTTTAATAAGATATGATGATAAGATGATTTGAGGTGTAGTTTAATAATCAATTAATGGGGACCATAGTCGTATGTCAGACCGGCATTAGTTGTACATATGTGTAAGCAGTTTGGACATAAACTTGTAACGCGCTGCGGGAATACAAAATGGGTTTAGGCAAGGGTAACTTTCGGGAATGAGCGGACGGTACAAAAATCCGAAAAAAATGGAAGGAACAACCAAATgatatgtttaataacattttgtgaCATCTGGTTCCAGTGTTCCTATTCTACGAGAGGGAGAAGGTGTCCTCCGTGTACTATATGTCCTTTTGGTGTTTTGATATCAAACAGTTTGACATTTCATTCCAGTGTTCCTGTTCTACGAGATGGAGAAGGTGCCCTCCGTGTACTACAAGTCCTTTTGGTGTTTTGATATCAAACAGTTTGACATTGCATTCCAGTGTTCCTGTTCTACGAGATGGAGAAGGTGCCCTCCGTGTACTACACGTCCTTTTGGTGTTTTGATATCAAACAGTTTGACATTGCATTCCAGTGTTCCTGTTCTACGAGATGGAGAAGGTGCCCTCCGTGTACTACAagtcctttttttttgttttgatatcaaACAGTTTGACATTGCATTCCAGTGTTCCTGTTCTACGAGATGGAGAAGGTGCCCTCCGTGTACCGCGAGGTGACGGCCGACCACAGACGCATGTTCCGAGCCCTGGAGTCCAGTGATCTACACTGGGTCGCCGTCAACGCCGCCCACATCACCGACGATCCTCCTTCCGGTTACACCACTCGACACGGAGAGAGAACACCCGGTACACCAGCGTGTCCAAGCATGATCTGGCCAAGTTCCTAGTGGACACCCTCTCCATGCCGGAACACTTCCAGAAGACAGTCGGGATCGGCAGCTACCCAAGACGATAGCCAACTATCGATGATGGCGGTCATTCAAAACTCAGCTGTGTACTATATCGAATATTATTCTACTAGATGAGAAcacttaaagttataaatattcagaacatatctatattaaatactatttaaatatttttacatgaaaagatatatattgtaattttaaattagctgTTATACCATGACATTGTATCGGAATTTTATGTAAACGAAATCATGCGGATTAGATTAGCTGATGGATTACGACTGTTGTTTTTATAATTCCCCCTGGACGTAGTAGTCTTTAAGGATTTTACCACCATCATATGATGGGACAAATGTTGTTGTTGGTTGAGCGTAATCAAAGCTTCTATTGGAGGTTAAACCATAAAAGAGGTGTATGTTTGTTTCTGTGTGCTCACAATCATTACCAAACATTTTTAGATCATGCCTTTAAAATTTGCCTTTTGTACAAAGAAATTGTGGTGGCTGCACCTTCAAGGAAAAGACACTTATTATAGTAAAACGTGTACTTGTACTATGAATAAAATTCCTAAAAAGtcgagattttaaaataatttgatttgaatttacaATGTTACAGTAATAACATTGCTTATTACTATatgctttataataattattatcattgtaCACAGAATTGGTTGAAATAAAAAGTCtaaagattttgttattttgagttgaacaatatttcaaataactttgAGATACCCACTAAGAACAGAGGTATGCATTTACATCTAAATTCCAATTACTCGTGCCTTACTTAGTAACCAAAAATGGCTCCAGAGACATATCTCAGGAAGTGTAATGAAATTTTCAACtgatataaaaccttttataaaagtAAGCTGCCTGTGATTAGCTAATATATTTATCGTGGCGTGTCTTTTATagaaaacaaactaaaatcaTAAAATCTGTATAACAATTCAGTTAGAAAGGggaattaattcaaattttaattattttctcttagtGTGTTCTTAATAATCTCAGAAATTACGAGACAAACTATTGAAATaagattgtattttgaaatatcgTAAAAATTATGTTGATGGATCGTTAATAAGAAGATTCACATTATCTTTGAAAGAAGTAGGTAAATGTTTGGAAAAAGCGTTGATGGATCTAAATCCATTCCAAATCCAAACACAGAATATTATTTGTCTGATTAGGACTTGCATCAATATACAGATCCCTTTTACAAGCTAGTTCTTCAAATGGAATGGGTTGCCGGTTTATAAATATCCGGTAGCTTCTATCGCTCTGCAACTCGTAATCATATCTTTTCTCTAATATGCCTACCTCGAAGACCCTTTCTCTTGGCGGCAAGCCCAAGTAGCCACATCTTAACTCTCTCTAAATAACTTTAAAGATAGTTAGAGAtatgcatgtaaaatttaaaaaataacatttttattgacgtgacaacgtcttaaattaggttgcggctcggagtcactcatgaaaaagtgtaacgcccggtaacgttacgatgcccgtccagtgggtccgccgcacgggatccgcacgggataaagcagataactgtgggtccgccgcacgggataaagcagataactatgtttattcgtgaaaatgtggagtgcttagattcgtcatttacaacaactacaacaataaaggtaaataattgtacactgatatttcattatcgtaaactatgattgattgattaattgttagattgacacaaaagttgagaaactgagtttataggttatgtcatactattgacaaatgttgatagtgttaagtaaattattagtttaaatcactctgcaatcaatcgtaattcagtcgattgagaagaaacagcgcgtattgctagtcaaacatttaaaataacaaattataacctctaacctgtcataacagtgcgaccaaacaaacgaactaaaccgaccaatcaccacgcgcggagttagaatttaactgtgtttagcaagaatttcaaattccaattttagtaaatgttttattcaactttatcatttacaataacaaattttaattaatttcaaattatgtacaatgttttagtaaacaaaatatatttctatagttaaaatttgtgcaattcttattttcattcaattccttgttcctattgtgcaatttaataatattcatatcaataaatattctaccgagaaaaagacgttgtcacgtaaaatcttcgcccgtaaaaccgactttacaggcaaccataattttttttataaatacaaatgcaTCCTTTTAATACTTAGATAgtagaaataaaaagattttgaaaattaaaattatttatatacaattataaagttcaggagacaatatcaattaattaaaatatgctcttaacacgttcacgacCTAACTATAACGAGAAATGTACATATGcttcaaaattttgaacaaacaaattatttaattgtgttttttttttcaatttttcgcCGTGTACCACAAGAGGTGCCCAAAAgatttaatttaccttaaaaattaagcaatcgtgcgCCTGACggggtacacgatagtctgaggtatttactTAAGcgcgggatcaaatttaacaaactaccaagacaggcaaacaataaaaacgtgatcatgaaatgcatagcaacgtgtaccccatcgggcaCACGACGCACTTTACAAAAGCCCGGTGTGTACCACATCGGGTACACgatggcagttgtgaaagatcgcgtgTACCCAATGTGGtacacgtcgtcgtgaacgtgcTAATCAGTATTAACAATATTACATGCCAGAAATTTTCTCGCTTAAGTTCCGAATACAGCAAGACGAACAATAAGTTTAGATCATCAAAATGGCGGTCGACAATTGAGTTAGGTCAGTGTAAGGCACAATCAATATCGTGAACCTACAATTACAATATACCatttatattagagttttaaTAAAATGCTAAACAGAACCACTAATGTTGTCTtaactttattgttttcaaaacacgAAGCCAACATTTCTTGAGTTCAAGGTTCCAATAAGACTGTCCTATTTGAtcaaatagttttactttttccGTTAGATGGTGTGGGCCGGTCTTTTGTCATTCGCATAGGACGGTTCTCTTTTTTTCAACTAGCCCAAATAGTCCTATTTTATTCCAATACATGTGTTAATCTCAGCAAAATTATCTTTACTTTTGCCATTCCAACCCTCAGTCGGTTTAAGTctaattttattggctgagcgttagcgaagcctatcactaaagGTGCTAGAAAAATTccatgtctgtctgtccgcatatctcgaaaacaaactgacctacagactgGAAATTCTGTATGAAACTTCAATTCTGTAAAGGCAAcgctgagttcgatgatggtgcatatcactccatggcatttggctgagcattagcgaataattttatattggtattttatgGAAGCAAcatgaaaatagcaaaataaatcaatttgtaaggAAACAATACGTACAATCGTATGAAATTTTGACATGATATTTTTATCCCCAGATTAAAAAGacacaaaatcataaattttacaaGTTGGTGACAAGATCTGTTTCTACCCACATTGTGTTGTAGGACGCTCCCTAGCGTactagaacttttattatttgtatactgTTATGAAATCCAACTTgatacaaaatttgaatgtatagTAAGgagagatatctcaagaaagattacatctgtagactttaaagtggcatgaaactttatttcaacaTAGACAAGAAATATTCTATGGTGGTCTATGTCTAACCATGGATGTTGGAAGTGCGTCTTTGAAGGTTAACACCCTTGATTGTTAGCTACGCAAGTACAGTTCGAgtactttagctgtgcgcgtgaccttgagtgtgtggcggggtagcattatgcgctgcgtcccgaaaacatttcctttgactcatgggtaaaaccctcctctcaggaatcgtattggcccaaataactcatcacactcgctaaaatcactctgttttgtgacagtgctgattgtggtagaataaaaaaataagagaataccaaataatagcaatataggacttatccttgtttttcagttattatagtgttttttaatgtgtttttttaagataacgtatttgtcaataatAATCTGCAattcgaaatcgtgagtttaaagtcgttgaAGAGATTTTCGCGCCTTCATCTCAGtagctagcacgtaaacgcaacccgccacacagatagcgtttatttgttaaAAGGGTGCCttagggccctacgagcacagctaaattcctccaactgtacaggGCTATCCCTGAATAGGCTAACACTATTTTTCTTTTCTGATTCAAATAGACGTGATAAGGCCTTTTCTGTATAGTTTTGGATCTGTCTGTCTATTCGCAGAACATATCCAGAATTAAATGggatatagatttgaaatttcgcAAGCAACCTCAGAGAAGCATGTTATGTGGCATGTGGCATGGCGTACTcatactttgttatttttacttaggaTATTCACTCATGATATTAATTAGCCAACTTAGTTTAATAACATCACATACATGGTGGAATACGCTTATCAACTTGTTTGCTAAGTATGTTAGTCCAATGAGTAGGCAATGTCCAACATTCCAAGCCAACATGAATAATACCCTTGATTATTGGTAACTTTGTAATAGAAAAATCACGACATTCACTCGCGTGTGTGGTCGGTGATACATAATTGCTTATGGGAGTGCAAAGAGcttcttttttttcattagtgttttttgtaatttcttgGGAACAGCCTTTTAGGCAAAATGTTGCTTTATCTCTCCATGAGGAATAATTATGGTCATTTAAAGGATAAAATCTTATCAGTTTTGTAACCAGACCCCAATAAAATCGGCTGaggaataaatgtaaattttaacagcGTGAGAGTTATATGGCTTCAGGCAGTGACATAtttgtacagttattttattcaaggaaacaaatataagtaaacgtaatatttgaaatgaaacaaTATCTAAGGTATTTCTATGAAAATAAAACCATGTTATTCCatacttatttttacataaatgctggacacattttgtattatatactgGGTTTTCTTTCGGTCTCATTAAATATGACAGTAAATACTACTTTTAATGCTTACAACTCCTTATGTATgatagaaatatttgtttttctgtctTCAGTAAAAGTACCTTAAAGGTCTAAAGTAACcaatattttagttcaaaaaattaaCCTGTCCAGACACTATACTATTTTAAACCATGTAAATATCAAACCTATTTGAGCGGTTAAATTCAAatgcagtttcactttttttaatgtaaaacgtttttaaattacgAAAGACCAATACACAGTGACATTTAAGTATAAGTTCACACATTTAAGTTCAATATATCCTATTCCATCCTGAAAACCGATTACTGATATATTTTTAGGTTAGCTAccagttatattattaatgtattcttgTTTGTGTAAATCAATCTCGATCTAGATTCTAAACTATGGATAT
The Homalodisca vitripennis isolate AUS2020 chromosome 1, UT_GWSS_2.1, whole genome shotgun sequence DNA segment above includes these coding regions:
- the LOC124353097 gene encoding flavin reductase (NADPH)-like, coding for MKHIAVFGATGTTGLCVVKCALDKGLKVRALVRDPSKLPPEYAGRIAVVKGDVLNIEDVKTTLQGQDAAIVVLGTRNDLGPTTTMSEGLKNIMAVMESMRINILSVCLSLFLFYEMEKVPSVYREVTADHRRMFRALESSDLHWVAVNAAHITDDPPSGYTTRHGERTPGTPACPSMIWPSS